The Dethiosulfovibrio faecalis genome has a segment encoding these proteins:
- a CDS encoding sodium:solute symporter family protein, translating into MSGVMLSSGIALWFLLGSLISWQARRRRGSGLSDYFLANRAVGGFVSALTYSATTYSAFMMVGLVGLTYRTGVAALGFEFTYLIFTVLLLVLFAPRYWAAGRAFDLVSPTELLSFRYGSRKVGFAAACLCLVMLIPYASVQLMGVGYLLETLSGGAIPFVAGSGAAALIAVTFCLAGMRSVAWTDSLQALVMLVASLLLTAFVVTHFFPDGFILTVSENPDLLKVNWSLPLYLGLTLPWAFFAVTNPQVVQRLYTPENPRSLRNMILGFSGFGLIYTLICGLLGFSVAIINPGLENADRAMPVLLSQVPVALGLVVTVSIMAAAVSTLNSVVLTLSSMFGRDVVRPLSPGMSEEGELHIGRLMIPVVAVACFLFAQFRFDLIVVLSAMASGGLLMQLPAVLGAFFWRRGTAWGALSSLVIGGTVVAGLSLAGLKPMGQWPALWGLAASSVTFVVVSLLTSPPENCSRFFDGMKGEMEGHF; encoded by the coding sequence ATGTCGGGAGTAATGCTGTCCTCCGGGATAGCCCTGTGGTTTCTTCTGGGTTCTCTGATCTCCTGGCAGGCCCGTCGAAGGAGAGGAAGCGGTCTTTCCGATTATTTTCTGGCGAATCGAGCGGTAGGTGGTTTCGTCTCGGCCCTGACCTACAGCGCCACGACCTACAGCGCCTTCATGATGGTCGGCCTAGTGGGGCTCACCTACAGGACCGGCGTGGCCGCTCTGGGTTTCGAGTTCACCTATCTGATCTTCACCGTGCTGCTGCTGGTCCTCTTCGCCCCCAGATACTGGGCGGCGGGACGGGCCTTCGATCTGGTAAGCCCTACCGAGCTTCTGTCGTTTCGTTACGGTAGCAGGAAGGTCGGTTTCGCCGCGGCCTGTCTCTGTCTGGTCATGCTTATACCCTATGCCTCGGTTCAGCTCATGGGGGTGGGGTATCTGCTGGAGACCCTCTCCGGCGGCGCCATTCCCTTCGTGGCCGGTTCCGGGGCGGCGGCCTTGATAGCCGTGACCTTCTGCCTGGCCGGGATGAGGTCGGTAGCCTGGACCGACAGCCTTCAGGCGTTGGTTATGCTCGTGGCCAGCCTCCTTCTGACTGCTTTCGTCGTCACACACTTCTTTCCGGACGGCTTTATCCTGACCGTGTCGGAGAATCCGGATCTGCTCAAGGTCAACTGGTCCCTGCCTCTGTATCTGGGGCTTACCCTGCCCTGGGCCTTCTTCGCTGTGACCAATCCCCAGGTCGTCCAGAGGCTCTACACGCCGGAGAATCCCCGAAGCCTCAGGAACATGATCCTCGGATTTTCCGGTTTCGGACTGATATACACCCTCATATGCGGACTTTTGGGTTTCTCCGTCGCCATAATAAATCCGGGGCTGGAGAACGCGGACAGGGCCATGCCGGTGCTGTTGTCCCAGGTTCCGGTGGCTCTGGGACTGGTCGTCACCGTCAGCATAATGGCGGCGGCGGTGTCCACCCTGAACTCGGTGGTGCTCACCCTGAGCTCCATGTTCGGACGGGACGTGGTTCGCCCTCTGAGCCCCGGAATGTCGGAGGAGGGAGAGCTCCATATCGGAAGGCTGATGATACCGGTCGTGGCTGTGGCCTGTTTCCTCTTCGCCCAGTTCCGTTTCGACCTCATAGTGGTGCTCTCCGCCATGGCCTCGGGAGGTCTGCTGATGCAGCTTCCAGCCGTGTTGGGGGCCTTTTTCTGGCGCAGGGGTACCGCATGGGGCGCTCTTTCGAGCCTGGTGATCGGAGGGACCGTGGTGGCCGGACTCAGTCTGGCTGGTTTGAAACCCATGGGGCAGTGGCCGGCCCTGTGGGGATTGGCGGCTTCTTCCGTGACCTTCGTGGTGGTCAGTCTTCTCACCTCCCCGCCGGAGAACTGTTCTCGGTTTTTCGACGGTATGAAAGGCGAGATGGAGGGACATTTTTAA
- a CDS encoding transcription repressor NadR, with the protein MGDRRGRLDALAGILRGSEDPISGVELAERLGVSRQAIVQDIATLREEGLPIVATSRGYREERRPPSFRRSFAVCHQADQIYRELSLVVSMGGRVLDVFIDHPIYGELRGNVDVGSQEEVDRFLTLMETTGRHPLLSLSDGFHLHTVEAPSEGVLRDIEEGLRNAGFLVSF; encoded by the coding sequence ATGGGAGACAGGAGAGGTCGTCTCGACGCCTTGGCCGGTATACTCAGAGGTTCGGAGGATCCGATCAGCGGCGTGGAACTGGCGGAGCGTTTGGGGGTCAGCCGTCAGGCCATAGTTCAGGACATAGCTACCCTTCGGGAGGAGGGCCTTCCCATAGTGGCAACGTCCCGGGGTTATAGGGAGGAGCGCCGTCCTCCCTCTTTCAGAAGGAGCTTCGCCGTCTGTCATCAGGCAGATCAGATATACCGTGAGCTTTCACTGGTCGTCTCCATGGGAGGAAGGGTTCTGGACGTCTTCATAGACCACCCCATATACGGCGAGCTGCGGGGGAACGTGGACGTGGGATCTCAGGAGGAAGTGGACCGATTTCTGACCTTGATGGAGACAACCGGTCGCCATCCTCTGCTCTCTCTTTCCGACGGGTTCCACCTTCACACCGTGGAGGCCCCGAGCGAGGGGGTACTACGGGATATCGAGGAGGGCCTGAGGAACGCCGGGTTCCTCGTGAGCTTCTAA
- a CDS encoding [Fe-Fe] hydrogenase large subunit C-terminal domain-containing protein, with the protein MAQVIGIDIDKCNNCHACIAACPVKFCNDGSGDHVSINHHTCIACGKCIQACPQGARYGMDDFDKFMEACRQKEKVVAIVAPAVSAVFGTDADSINGWLRSIGVDGIFDVSFGAELTVKSYVEHIRRDHPKTIISQPCPAIVSFVEIYHPELIPYLAPADSPMLHTIKMIRHFYPRYRGHKIAAISPCLAKKREFEETGMGDYNVTFDSIKRYLYVNETDLGSFPKIPYDTPPAERAVLFPVPGGLMKTAEGEVPGIGDRTRKIEGPEAVYPYLARLKSAIDRGEAPLMVDCLSCALGCNGGPGTPKTDLTIDEVENRVHRRKEKAEKLHGSGFSGFKKLKLKKSINQRWKAGLYERNYLDRSALSKIRTPSEDELKEVYLSMGKSSPEDIYDCGACGYGSCEKMAIAIFNGLNKPGNCLHYMVADLNATKKLVETEKANSDAKADEKSREANEAKKEIENKMEKNLAMAEEVARHTAALEKNMDRVNEMMTSLTDLLKKNEIACAELDERTTQANDILTTFAPIAKAINATSIQTNMLALNATIEAVHAGASGQGFAVVAGEVGKLAEKVHGEAGKIAPATQNIERIFVDIKNQAITVAEGVSNSNGLTRQTEEAVRDMRESAKKINSEIEELCR; encoded by the coding sequence ATGGCTCAGGTAATAGGGATAGACATCGACAAATGCAACAACTGCCATGCGTGCATAGCGGCCTGTCCGGTAAAATTCTGCAACGACGGCAGTGGAGACCACGTATCCATAAATCACCATACGTGCATCGCCTGCGGGAAGTGTATTCAGGCATGTCCCCAAGGGGCCAGATACGGGATGGACGATTTCGATAAGTTCATGGAAGCCTGCCGTCAGAAGGAGAAGGTCGTAGCGATAGTAGCTCCGGCGGTATCCGCCGTTTTCGGGACCGACGCCGATAGCATCAACGGATGGCTTAGATCGATAGGCGTGGATGGAATTTTCGACGTCAGCTTCGGAGCGGAACTTACCGTTAAAAGCTACGTGGAACACATCAGGAGAGATCACCCGAAAACGATCATCTCTCAGCCATGTCCCGCCATAGTATCCTTCGTGGAGATCTATCATCCCGAGCTGATTCCCTACCTGGCCCCGGCGGACAGCCCCATGCTCCACACCATAAAGATGATAAGACACTTCTACCCCCGGTATAGAGGACATAAAATAGCGGCAATCTCCCCCTGTCTGGCAAAAAAAAGGGAGTTCGAGGAGACTGGGATGGGAGACTATAACGTGACCTTCGACAGCATAAAAAGATACCTATACGTGAACGAGACCGACCTGGGTTCCTTTCCGAAGATCCCTTACGACACCCCACCGGCGGAGAGAGCTGTGCTGTTCCCCGTTCCGGGAGGGCTTATGAAGACGGCGGAGGGAGAGGTTCCCGGAATAGGGGATAGGACGAGAAAGATAGAGGGACCGGAGGCGGTGTACCCCTATCTGGCACGACTAAAATCCGCCATAGATCGAGGGGAGGCTCCCCTGATGGTGGACTGCCTCAGCTGCGCCCTGGGATGCAACGGAGGCCCCGGCACGCCTAAAACGGACCTCACTATCGACGAGGTGGAGAACAGGGTTCACAGACGAAAAGAGAAGGCCGAAAAGCTTCACGGAAGCGGATTTTCAGGCTTTAAAAAACTGAAATTGAAAAAATCCATAAACCAGCGCTGGAAAGCAGGCCTTTACGAAAGAAACTACCTAGACAGGTCGGCGCTATCTAAAATTCGCACACCGTCGGAAGACGAGCTCAAAGAGGTCTACCTATCGATGGGCAAGAGTTCCCCTGAGGATATCTACGACTGCGGCGCCTGCGGCTACGGCTCCTGTGAAAAGATGGCCATAGCCATATTCAACGGATTGAACAAACCGGGAAACTGTCTCCACTACATGGTCGCCGACCTGAACGCGACGAAAAAGCTGGTAGAGACGGAAAAAGCCAACTCCGACGCCAAGGCGGACGAGAAAAGCAGAGAGGCCAACGAGGCTAAAAAAGAGATAGAGAACAAAATGGAGAAAAACCTTGCCATGGCCGAAGAGGTGGCTAGACACACCGCCGCGTTGGAGAAGAACATGGACAGGGTCAACGAGATGATGACCTCGTTGACAGATCTGCTGAAAAAGAACGAAATCGCCTGTGCCGAACTGGACGAGAGGACGACCCAGGCGAACGACATTCTGACTACTTTCGCCCCTATAGCCAAGGCGATCAACGCCACCTCGATACAGACCAACATGCTGGCCCTGAACGCCACGATAGAGGCCGTTCATGCCGGAGCATCGGGACAGGGCTTCGCCGTTGTGGCCGGCGAGGTAGGGAAGCTCGCCGAAAAGGTCCACGGAGAAGCGGGAAAAATCGCACCGGCTACGCAGAATATAGAGAGGATCTTCGTCGACATCAAAAACCAGGCGATAACGGTAGCGGAAGGCGTGTCGAACTCCAACGGACTTACCCGTCAGACCGAGGAGGCCGTTCGCGACATGAGGGAATCGGCGAAGAAGATAAACTCGGAAATAGAGGAACTGTGCCGATAA
- a CDS encoding class I SAM-dependent methyltransferase — translation MEANSCNCGCHRCGMGDHRQGVSSFFIHDSEEIFRVLGLKEGDFFLDLGCGFGDYSIRASSIVGSSGRVLALDRDEAAIDDLNVRIGRKGLFNVTTRTGDITRAIPLEDDCVDLSLLSTVLHIPEVVDRVSELGAEIRRVLRPGGLLAVIEVYGEGELFGPPTGVRISPDEAERLLSPCGFRALDLFDFGRSYLLRFEMS, via the coding sequence ATGGAAGCTAATAGCTGTAATTGCGGTTGCCACCGTTGCGGTATGGGCGATCATCGTCAGGGAGTCAGCAGTTTCTTCATTCACGATAGCGAGGAAATCTTCCGCGTGTTGGGGTTGAAAGAGGGCGATTTCTTTTTGGATCTCGGATGTGGCTTCGGGGATTACTCGATCCGGGCTTCCTCTATTGTCGGAAGTTCGGGAAGGGTTCTCGCCCTTGACAGAGACGAGGCCGCTATCGATGATCTGAATGTACGGATAGGTCGAAAGGGTCTGTTTAACGTAACGACGCGGACAGGGGATATAACGAGGGCTATTCCTCTGGAGGACGACTGTGTAGACCTCTCCCTTCTCTCCACCGTGCTGCACATTCCGGAGGTCGTCGATCGAGTTTCGGAGCTGGGGGCGGAAATCCGCCGGGTCCTCCGACCCGGCGGACTCCTCGCTGTTATAGAGGTCTACGGAGAGGGGGAACTTTTCGGACCTCCGACAGGTGTAAGAATCTCTCCGGACGAGGCCGAAAGACTCCTGTCCCCCTGTGGTTTCAGAGCGCTGGACTTGTTCGATTTCGGAAGGAGCTACCTTTTGAGGTTCGAGATGTCCTAG
- a CDS encoding ATP-binding cassette domain-containing protein: MALPAFPFVAVMACLSSCSLLLWPRARHRLISLVYLMVPLALGFWLIHGGFFARLVGSEAVGARPLWAMGLWLRILSVVSVSQFLLEYFPPRRIVKALLNGPAPDGIAYLMASPLLLAEQIKVRIGEIREAQLARGVRVKGSMRERFSSLSALVFPLVLGLLNDLPARSAALDMKGFGLFSGSSKKKSEEEFLKSSEDSLTEETPVLSVDRLVLRSSREGDPVVEVPGLTLFPGEWLLVEGGNGSGKSSLAAVLSGAVPEHRGGYVEGTVSVTGKDIRPLGCLHLSDKVQWVQQIPGLSMSGCCYSVWDEISFGPGNLSISPEKIEPRVERAMDLLGISHLRDRNPIELSGGEAQKTALASSVAMSSRLLILDEAFSRIASADVPVIAAGLKEWSGKSGCSVVLLERDGEPFKGFCDQKGFLEGGSLVLDAESPPRPRLDGAVQGGVSGGRSLLEFRDLGFSWRPEEPSVFDSIDGMVREGERIALVGPNGAGKSTLMRLCSGLISPDSGSIELDGLDVGSMDPELRASRVGFLFQDAERQIFHSTVAEEVLFSLRKENLSRSEKEARLERALVDTGLSGMEKRHPLDLNSAERRMVAVASLAVKDLDMLLLDEPTRDFDGRWMRIFENWLERQRGAVLAVSHDPDFVSRFFSTVWTLKDGALTSRNFVDR, translated from the coding sequence ATGGCGCTTCCGGCCTTTCCCTTTGTGGCTGTCATGGCCTGTCTATCGTCCTGTTCCTTGCTCTTATGGCCCAGGGCCAGGCACCGTCTGATATCACTGGTCTACCTTATGGTACCTCTAGCCCTTGGCTTCTGGCTTATACACGGCGGGTTTTTCGCCAGACTCGTCGGGTCGGAAGCCGTCGGAGCCAGGCCTCTATGGGCGATGGGGCTGTGGCTTCGTATCCTGTCGGTGGTGTCCGTATCACAGTTTCTTCTGGAGTATTTTCCTCCTAGAAGGATTGTGAAGGCCCTTTTGAACGGGCCTGCTCCCGATGGGATCGCCTATCTGATGGCGAGTCCTCTGCTGCTGGCCGAACAGATCAAGGTCAGGATAGGGGAGATTCGAGAGGCCCAGCTCGCAAGAGGCGTCAGGGTAAAGGGGTCAATGAGGGAACGGTTCTCGTCTCTGTCCGCTCTGGTGTTTCCCCTGGTGTTGGGTTTGTTGAACGATCTTCCGGCAAGAAGCGCCGCGTTGGACATGAAGGGATTCGGTCTTTTTTCCGGAAGTTCCAAGAAAAAAAGCGAAGAAGAATTCTTGAAATCATCGGAGGATAGTTTGACGGAAGAAACCCCCGTTTTGTCCGTGGACCGACTGGTCCTGCGTTCCTCCAGAGAAGGAGACCCCGTAGTGGAGGTCCCTGGGCTTACTCTGTTTCCGGGAGAATGGCTCTTGGTGGAGGGGGGTAACGGAAGCGGCAAGTCCAGTCTGGCCGCCGTCCTCTCCGGGGCGGTTCCGGAACATAGAGGAGGTTATGTGGAGGGAACTGTCTCCGTTACGGGTAAGGATATCCGTCCTTTAGGATGTCTCCATCTGTCCGACAAGGTCCAATGGGTGCAACAGATACCGGGGCTTTCAATGTCGGGATGTTGCTACTCCGTCTGGGACGAGATCTCTTTCGGACCGGGGAATCTGTCGATTTCCCCCGAAAAGATCGAGCCCAGGGTGGAGAGAGCTATGGATTTGCTCGGCATATCCCATCTTAGGGATAGAAATCCGATCGAGCTGTCCGGCGGAGAGGCCCAGAAAACGGCCTTGGCCTCCTCTGTGGCCATGTCTTCCAGGCTGTTGATACTGGACGAGGCATTTTCCAGGATAGCCTCCGCCGACGTACCTGTGATAGCCGCAGGACTCAAGGAATGGTCCGGGAAAAGCGGCTGTTCCGTGGTGCTTCTGGAACGGGACGGAGAGCCCTTCAAGGGGTTTTGCGATCAGAAAGGCTTTCTGGAGGGCGGATCTCTGGTTTTAGACGCAGAGAGTCCCCCCCGTCCTCGTCTCGACGGGGCGGTTCAGGGAGGCGTCTCCGGAGGAAGATCTCTGCTTGAGTTCCGGGATCTCGGCTTTTCCTGGCGCCCCGAAGAACCCTCCGTTTTCGATTCTATAGACGGGATGGTACGAGAAGGGGAGAGGATCGCCTTGGTAGGGCCCAACGGGGCGGGGAAGTCGACTTTGATGAGACTCTGCTCCGGATTGATCTCCCCCGATTCGGGGTCTATCGAGCTGGATGGTCTGGACGTGGGATCCATGGACCCCGAGCTCAGGGCCTCCCGGGTCGGTTTTCTTTTCCAGGACGCGGAGAGGCAGATCTTTCACTCTACCGTGGCGGAAGAGGTCCTGTTTTCTCTGAGGAAGGAGAATCTGTCCAGATCGGAAAAAGAGGCTCGCCTCGAGAGGGCTCTGGTCGACACCGGTCTCTCCGGTATGGAGAAGAGGCACCCTCTGGACCTGAACTCGGCGGAGCGACGGATGGTGGCCGTGGCGTCCCTGGCCGTCAAGGACCTCGATATGCTGCTGCTGGACGAGCCCACCAGGGACTTCGACGGTCGATGGATGAGGATTTTCGAGAACTGGCTGGAGCGTCAGAGGGGAGCCGTGCTGGCGGTCAGCCACGATCCCGACTTTGTCTCCCGTTTCTTTTCCACCGTTTGGACCTTGAAAGACGGGGCCTTGACCTCCCGGAATTTCGTCGATAGGTAG
- a CDS encoding ECF transporter S component, producing MKNKTLVLMALCIAINMGLGQIASSLKLPIFLDSIGTILAALLMGPWVGMATGLFTNLIWGLLTGPIAAAFAPVAMVIGLVAGFTARRGMFRSLPMVVVSGVVMTIFVTIVATPIRTYLFGGVTGSGADFFVAYMNAVGQNLLKSVAITVIGSNLVDKVVSCLIGWMLVKRLPERIRSLFPLADEAV from the coding sequence ATGAAAAACAAGACTCTGGTTCTCATGGCTCTCTGCATAGCGATAAACATGGGGTTGGGGCAGATCGCATCCAGCCTGAAGCTTCCCATCTTTCTGGACTCCATAGGGACCATATTGGCGGCCCTTCTCATGGGGCCCTGGGTAGGTATGGCTACCGGTCTTTTCACCAACCTAATATGGGGGCTTCTCACCGGCCCCATAGCGGCGGCCTTCGCTCCCGTAGCCATGGTGATAGGCCTGGTGGCCGGATTCACGGCTCGCAGGGGGATGTTCAGATCCCTGCCCATGGTCGTAGTCTCCGGCGTCGTGATGACGATCTTCGTCACGATCGTGGCAACCCCCATAAGGACCTATCTGTTCGGAGGGGTTACCGGTTCCGGAGCGGATTTCTTCGTGGCCTATATGAACGCCGTCGGACAGAATCTGTTGAAGTCCGTCGCGATCACCGTTATAGGGAGCAACCTGGTGGACAAGGTGGTCAGCTGTCTCATCGGTTGGATGTTGGTGAAACGCCTTCCCGAGCGGATACGTTCCCTCTTCCCGCTTGCGGACGAGGCGGTCTGA
- a CDS encoding MarR family winged helix-turn-helix transcriptional regulator translates to MTDKDRKLHEIVTRVQRIVGRHLQIDKVPLEVDGATLSPAEVHALQAIGGNQGCNMTALGEILGVTKSAASQMVTKLERKKVVRRIPSPDSGKEILLFLTKAGQDIFLEYHAFDMRHMSNLIERLNRFPESALSDASAVLAEIERTADERMEDLFRKQDDRERRKE, encoded by the coding sequence ATGACGGATAAAGATAGGAAATTACACGAGATAGTAACCAGAGTTCAGAGGATAGTCGGCAGGCATCTCCAGATAGACAAGGTCCCTCTGGAGGTGGACGGAGCGACTCTGTCTCCCGCAGAGGTACACGCCCTACAGGCTATAGGGGGAAATCAAGGCTGCAACATGACCGCTCTCGGGGAGATCCTAGGGGTGACGAAAAGCGCAGCCTCCCAGATGGTGACAAAACTGGAGAGAAAGAAAGTCGTCAGGAGGATACCGTCGCCGGACAGCGGGAAGGAGATTCTCCTGTTCCTGACGAAGGCCGGACAGGACATCTTCCTCGAGTACCACGCCTTCGACATGAGACATATGTCCAACCTTATCGAAAGGCTTAACCGCTTCCCCGAATCGGCTTTGTCCGACGCGTCCGCAGTTTTGGCCGAGATAGAGCGAACCGCGGACGAACGAATGGAGGATCTCTTCAGAAAACAAGACGACAGGGAACGGCGCAAGGAATAA
- a CDS encoding methyl-accepting chemotaxis protein, producing the protein MGFKRSLQLKIVAMVLTVVLVVFAGMIGTISYMNRRESMVQAKDLAMSRSTEFANQMKLRLDSGLEVARTLGHVLEGLVRTDEGNREMVNSILSETLKANPDFFGLWTCWEPDAFDGQDYAYAYIEGHDETGRFIPYWFKDGGEAKLVPLEGYDTSGEGDFYLVPMERGRETILEPFQYDTGDRTVTLTSLVVPMEIDGTKVGAVGVDISVESLNGINDEAKLYDTGFGRLMSTKGVVVAHPDHNRIGKPIGETVGDRGAYFLKKIASGDSWFDEAWSVSLNDTVYKAFAPVVVGDTGTPWSFGAVIEKGEVMAASDRMLYLTLAIAAAGLVLVVGAVWLVAGRIVRPLRKISEMAARAQEGDLTMTREDFGVDSEDEIGTVVDGLSAMVASQAESVAQIDMAARAVSRISKELLELSGRTNSSVETVETGLNQTSELSESNSASIEETTAGIEEVASGAQTMAKSAADGATAGRGAGETARSSVDKVEAVVQDLSDVERKSVESVKAMEELGAAVRDIAGFVETITGIADQTNLLALNAAIEAARAGDAGRGFAVVAEEVRKLAEESNSAAGEVAKLMEGLEANSRQSISVTEETGKVITDIATRANEAGADLKDSLEKISTFVEAIDNVAAISQEQAASSQEMASAMDQITMGTTKIAESVREMTESAGEAREAAQSVAEMAKELDLQGEDLTARIARFKVREEKAVVSR; encoded by the coding sequence GTGGGGTTTAAGCGGAGTCTACAGCTCAAGATAGTGGCGATGGTACTGACGGTGGTGCTCGTGGTGTTCGCCGGAATGATCGGGACCATCTCCTACATGAATCGCAGGGAAAGCATGGTGCAGGCCAAGGACCTGGCCATGAGCCGTTCGACCGAGTTCGCAAATCAGATGAAGCTCAGACTGGATTCGGGACTGGAGGTGGCACGGACCCTGGGGCACGTGTTGGAGGGACTGGTTCGCACCGACGAGGGCAACCGGGAGATGGTTAACAGCATCCTCTCCGAGACCTTGAAGGCCAACCCCGATTTCTTCGGGCTATGGACCTGCTGGGAGCCGGACGCATTCGACGGCCAGGATTACGCCTACGCCTACATAGAGGGACACGACGAGACCGGCCGCTTTATTCCCTACTGGTTCAAGGACGGAGGAGAGGCGAAGCTGGTCCCTCTCGAGGGATACGATACCTCCGGAGAGGGGGATTTCTACCTGGTGCCGATGGAGAGAGGAAGGGAGACCATTCTGGAGCCCTTCCAGTACGACACGGGAGACCGAACCGTGACCTTGACCAGCCTCGTAGTTCCTATGGAGATAGATGGGACCAAGGTAGGAGCGGTAGGAGTGGATATCTCGGTAGAATCTCTGAACGGGATCAACGACGAGGCCAAACTTTACGACACCGGCTTCGGTCGGCTTATGTCGACCAAGGGGGTCGTAGTGGCCCATCCGGATCACAATAGGATAGGAAAGCCCATAGGCGAGACAGTAGGGGATAGGGGAGCATACTTCCTGAAAAAAATTGCTTCCGGTGATAGCTGGTTCGACGAGGCATGGTCCGTCTCGTTGAACGATACGGTATACAAGGCATTCGCCCCGGTGGTCGTAGGAGATACCGGAACGCCCTGGAGTTTCGGGGCCGTCATAGAGAAGGGCGAGGTCATGGCGGCCTCCGATCGGATGCTCTATCTTACGTTGGCGATAGCGGCGGCGGGGCTCGTCTTGGTGGTCGGGGCCGTGTGGCTGGTGGCGGGAAGGATCGTCCGTCCCCTCAGAAAAATCTCGGAGATGGCCGCTAGAGCTCAGGAGGGCGACCTCACCATGACCAGGGAGGACTTCGGAGTCGACTCGGAGGACGAGATCGGAACCGTCGTGGACGGCCTGTCCGCCATGGTGGCCTCCCAGGCCGAATCGGTGGCCCAGATCGACATGGCGGCCAGGGCGGTGTCCCGTATATCGAAGGAGCTTCTGGAACTGTCCGGCAGGACCAACTCGTCGGTGGAGACGGTTGAGACCGGGCTGAATCAGACCTCCGAGCTCTCCGAGTCGAACAGCGCCTCTATAGAGGAGACCACCGCCGGGATTGAAGAGGTCGCCAGCGGAGCCCAGACCATGGCGAAGTCCGCGGCGGACGGAGCTACAGCGGGACGGGGGGCTGGCGAGACGGCCAGGTCCTCGGTGGACAAGGTGGAGGCGGTGGTCCAGGACCTTTCGGACGTGGAGAGAAAATCGGTCGAGAGCGTAAAGGCCATGGAAGAGCTTGGGGCGGCGGTCAGGGACATAGCCGGATTCGTCGAGACCATAACGGGCATAGCCGATCAGACGAACCTCCTGGCCCTGAACGCCGCCATAGAGGCGGCCCGGGCGGGAGACGCTGGAAGGGGCTTCGCAGTCGTGGCTGAGGAGGTCCGCAAGCTGGCGGAGGAGTCCAATTCCGCCGCGGGAGAGGTAGCCAAGCTTATGGAGGGCCTTGAGGCCAACTCCAGACAATCCATATCCGTGACGGAGGAGACCGGCAAGGTCATCACCGATATAGCGACGAGGGCCAATGAGGCCGGGGCCGACCTTAAGGACTCTCTGGAAAAGATCTCCACGTTCGTGGAGGCCATAGACAACGTGGCTGCCATATCACAGGAACAGGCGGCCTCCAGTCAGGAGATGGCCTCCGCCATGGACCAGATAACCATGGGAACCACGAAGATAGCCGAGTCCGTCAGAGAGATGACCGAGTCGGCCGGGGAGGCCAGGGAGGCCGCCCAGTCTGTAGCCGAGATGGCGAAGGAGTTGGACCTCCAGGGAGAGGACCTGACCGCCAGGATCGCCCGTTTCAAGGTGAGGGAGGAAAAGGCCGTAGTCTCCCGATAG